One window of Streptomyces sp. FIT100 genomic DNA carries:
- a CDS encoding choice-of-anchor A family protein produces MRTPAVAAVLAVTGSLAVAWAPAASATSPCQTGPLGVAGNYAEFVEQDSTRYSDSEGAVAVGGDARFGDAATGQGFSVGGKLTGDDLTRLPGSHSLVVGGTLHANQVVIGQGSGVYGKLDGSSAAGGSFAVDGKHTQGASPVDFGKEFATLRALSAGWGATAPNGTVGRPEGSRSLLLTGEDGTLNVFAVNAADLQQAAEINIKVPAGSSTLVNVLGTSYDMNSAPTYGVNLWDTQAGSFVQDDYAAGSPAFKDARTKLLWNFPQAASVVKNYTSWPGTILAPNATVELGRKGPAGEIGPGHVNGSVVARELVSVPGAETHQMGFTGCLPMAAEAPALSAPATPSIPPAESPKPTPTQVPEQPKPEPTASEPAPGPSAHGAGGSGDEDLAVTGGEVGPGTVGIAAAVLLTGGALVAYSVHRRRARASS; encoded by the coding sequence ATGCGCACGCCTGCTGTCGCCGCCGTCCTCGCGGTGACCGGCTCACTCGCCGTCGCCTGGGCCCCCGCCGCCTCCGCGACGTCCCCCTGCCAGACCGGTCCCCTCGGAGTGGCCGGGAACTACGCCGAGTTCGTCGAACAGGACTCGACGCGCTACTCCGACTCCGAGGGCGCCGTCGCCGTCGGTGGCGACGCGCGCTTCGGCGACGCGGCCACCGGCCAGGGCTTCTCCGTCGGCGGCAAGCTCACCGGGGACGACCTGACGCGGCTCCCCGGCTCCCACAGCCTCGTCGTCGGCGGCACCCTCCACGCCAACCAGGTCGTCATCGGCCAGGGCTCCGGCGTCTACGGCAAGCTCGACGGCTCCTCCGCCGCTGGCGGCAGCTTCGCCGTCGACGGCAAGCACACGCAGGGCGCCTCGCCGGTGGACTTCGGCAAGGAGTTCGCCACGCTGCGCGCACTGTCCGCGGGCTGGGGCGCCACCGCGCCCAACGGCACCGTCGGCCGCCCCGAGGGCTCCCGCTCGCTGCTGCTGACCGGCGAGGACGGCACGCTGAACGTCTTCGCCGTCAACGCCGCCGATCTCCAGCAGGCCGCCGAGATCAACATCAAGGTGCCCGCCGGCTCCTCCACGCTCGTCAACGTGCTCGGCACGTCGTACGACATGAACTCCGCGCCCACGTACGGAGTGAACCTCTGGGACACCCAGGCGGGCAGCTTCGTCCAGGACGACTACGCCGCCGGTAGCCCGGCCTTCAAGGACGCGCGCACCAAGCTGCTGTGGAACTTCCCGCAGGCCGCGTCCGTCGTGAAGAACTACACCTCCTGGCCCGGCACGATCCTCGCGCCCAACGCCACCGTCGAGCTCGGCCGCAAGGGCCCGGCCGGCGAGATCGGCCCCGGCCACGTCAACGGCTCCGTCGTCGCCAGGGAGCTCGTCTCCGTCCCCGGCGCGGAGACCCACCAGATGGGCTTCACCGGCTGCCTGCCCATGGCCGCCGAGGCGCCCGCCCTGTCGGCTCCGGCGACCCCCTCGATCCCGCCGGCCGAGTCACCGAAGCCCACCCCGACCCAGGTCCCCGAGCAGCCCAAGCCGGAGCCCACGGCCTCCGAGCCCGCTCCCGGCCCCTCGGCCCACGGCGCCGGCGGCTCCGGTGACGAGGACCTCGCCGTCACCGGCGGCGAGGTCGGCCCCGGCACCGTCGGCATCGCCGCCGCGGTACTCCTGACCGGCGGCGCCCTGGTCGCGTACTCCGTCCACCGCCGCCGGGCCCGCGCCTCCTCCTGA
- a CDS encoding class I SAM-dependent methyltransferase, producing the protein MTDTTPSITAYWDAAAAGFDEEPDHGLRAEETRVAWEERLRSWMPAEPADVLDLGCGTGSLSLLLARAGHRVTGVDLAPRMVERARGKVGSAGLAARFVVGDAAVPPTGPQEFDAVLSRHLVWTLPDPEAALREWVARLRPGGRLVLVEGRWGDVRKEKEKDQGADGPYAPGVAESLPWNGGIRADDLADAVRPLVAALRIEPLSGDPRLWGGPVADERYALIAETPSQVP; encoded by the coding sequence ATGACTGACACCACACCATCGATCACCGCCTACTGGGACGCCGCCGCGGCGGGCTTCGACGAGGAGCCGGACCACGGGCTGCGCGCGGAAGAGACGCGCGTCGCGTGGGAGGAGCGTCTGCGCTCCTGGATGCCGGCCGAGCCGGCAGATGTGCTCGACCTGGGGTGCGGCACCGGGTCGCTGTCCTTGCTGCTGGCACGGGCGGGGCACCGGGTCACCGGCGTCGACCTGGCGCCCCGCATGGTGGAGCGGGCCCGGGGGAAGGTCGGCTCGGCCGGTCTCGCGGCGCGTTTCGTCGTGGGTGACGCGGCGGTGCCGCCGACCGGGCCGCAGGAGTTCGATGCCGTGCTCTCGCGGCATCTGGTCTGGACGCTGCCCGATCCCGAGGCGGCGCTGCGTGAGTGGGTGGCCCGGCTGCGGCCAGGCGGCCGTCTGGTCCTGGTCGAGGGGCGCTGGGGCGACGTCCGGAAGGAGAAGGAGAAGGATCAGGGCGCCGACGGGCCGTACGCCCCCGGCGTCGCGGAGTCGCTGCCGTGGAACGGTGGGATCCGCGCGGACGATCTCGCCGATGCCGTGCGGCCGCTCGTCGCCGCCCTGCGGATCGAACCGCTCAGCGGCGATCCGCGCCTGTGGGGCGGCCCGGTGGCCGATGAGCGCTACGCCCTGATCGCCGAGACGCCGTCTCAAGTTCCGTGA